The Cylindrospermopsis curvispora GIHE-G1 genome contains a region encoding:
- a CDS encoding UbiD family decarboxylase, which produces MARDLRGFIKILEERGQLKRISALVNPDMEIAEIANRMLQKGGPGLLFENVKGASFPVAVNLMGTVERICWAMNMQHPEELETLGKKLSMLQQPKPPKNLSQAIDFGKVLFDVLKAKPGRDFFPPCQQVVVEGEDLNLNKLPLIRPYPGDAGKIITLGLVITKDCVTGTPNVGVYRLQLQSAQTMTVHWLSVRGGARHLRKAAERGKKLEVAIALGVDPLIIMAAATPIPVDLSEWLFAGLYGGSGVPLAKCKTVDLEVPADSEFVLEGTITPGEVLPDGPFGDHMGYYGGVEDSPLIRFGCMTHRREPIYLTTFSGRPPKEEAMMAIALNRIYTPILRQQVSEIVDFFLPMEALSYKAAIISIDKAYPGQARRAALAFWSALPQFTYTKFVIVVDKNINIRDPRQVVWAISSKVDPSRDVFILPNTPFDTLDFASEKLGLGGRMGIDATTKIPPETEHEWGEALESDPNIAALVDRRWAEYGLAKLNLGEVNPNLFGYDISK; this is translated from the coding sequence ATGGAGATCGCAGAAATTGCTAACCGCATGCTGCAAAAAGGAGGACCAGGTCTATTATTTGAAAATGTCAAGGGTGCTTCTTTCCCCGTAGCAGTAAATTTGATGGGCACTGTGGAGCGAATTTGCTGGGCTATGAATATGCAACACCCAGAGGAATTGGAAACTTTGGGGAAAAAGTTAAGCATGCTTCAACAACCTAAACCTCCTAAAAATCTTTCCCAAGCTATAGATTTTGGTAAGGTGCTGTTTGATGTTCTTAAGGCCAAACCAGGAAGGGATTTTTTCCCCCCTTGTCAACAAGTGGTTGTGGAAGGTGAAGATTTAAATTTAAATAAGTTACCTTTGATACGTCCTTATCCCGGAGATGCCGGTAAGATTATTACTTTGGGATTGGTAATTACTAAGGATTGTGTCACCGGTACTCCTAATGTAGGTGTGTATCGTTTACAACTACAGTCCGCCCAGACCATGACCGTACACTGGTTATCAGTTCGGGGTGGAGCTAGACACTTACGTAAAGCTGCTGAACGAGGCAAAAAGTTGGAAGTAGCTATTGCCCTAGGTGTGGATCCCCTAATAATTATGGCAGCAGCTACTCCTATTCCTGTGGACTTATCGGAGTGGTTGTTTGCAGGGTTATACGGGGGTTCTGGAGTGCCATTAGCCAAGTGTAAGACGGTGGATCTGGAAGTGCCCGCAGATTCTGAATTTGTGTTAGAGGGCACTATCACCCCTGGTGAGGTGTTACCTGATGGACCCTTTGGTGATCACATGGGGTATTATGGTGGTGTGGAGGATTCCCCCTTAATTAGGTTTGGGTGCATGACGCACCGTCGGGAACCGATTTATTTGACCACTTTTAGCGGTCGTCCGCCTAAAGAGGAGGCCATGATGGCCATCGCCCTGAATCGCATTTACACGCCCATTTTAAGGCAACAGGTGTCGGAAATAGTTGATTTCTTCCTCCCTATGGAGGCCTTGAGTTATAAGGCGGCGATTATTTCCATAGACAAAGCCTACCCAGGACAAGCGAGAAGAGCAGCTTTAGCATTTTGGAGTGCCTTACCCCAATTCACATACACGAAGTTTGTGATTGTTGTAGATAAGAATATCAATATTCGGGATCCACGTCAAGTGGTTTGGGCAATTAGTTCTAAAGTTGATCCATCTAGGGACGTATTTATATTGCCCAATACACCCTTTGATACCCTGGACTTTGCCAGTGAGAAACTAGGACTAGGGGGTAGAATGGGGATAGACGCGACGACCAAAATTCCTCCAGAAACTGAACACGAATGGGGAGAAGCTTTAGAATCTGATCCTAATATTGCTGCTTTAGTAGATAGACGCTGGGCAGAATACGGGTTAGCCAAATTAAATTTAGGAGAGGTCAACCCCAATCTATTTGGGTATGACATCTCTAAATAG